A window of Streptomyces sp. NBC_01689 genomic DNA:
AACGGGACAAGGCGGGTGGGCGGACCGGAACAAGACGGGCGACCCGAACGGAGGCGGAACACGGCCCCGGAGATCCGGGCGTACTTCACCGTACGCGACCGCACTGACACCGACCAGGGTCGTCGGGTCCTTTGACAGTCCTCCGGGATAAGGTCTGAGCGACGACACAGGAGGCATTCGGTTGATCTACGGCGCCATGAAGTTTTCCATCGGAGGGCCGCTGAAGCTCGCCTTCAGGCCCTGGGTGGAAGGCCTCGAGCACATTCCCGCCGAGGGCCCCGCCATCCTGGCAAGCAATCATCTGTCCTTCTCGGACTCGTTCTTCCTGCCCGCGGTCCTCGACCGCAAGGTGACCTTCATCGCGAAGGCGGAGTACTTCACGACGCCCGGCGTCAAGGGCAGGATGACCGCCGCGTTCTTCAAGGGCGTGGGGCAGCTCCCGGTGGACCGCTCCGGCGCGCGCGGCGCCGGCGAGGCGGCGGTCAAGAGCGGTATCGACGTCATCGAGCGGGGTGAGCTGTTCGGCATCTACCCGGAGGGCACGCGTTCGCCCGACGGACGCCTCTACCGCGGCAAACCGGGCGGCCTCGCGCGGGTGGCCCTCGCCACCGGCGCCCCGGTCATCCCGGTCGCCATGATCGACACCGAGAAGATCCAGCCGCCGGGCAAGGTGATGCCCAAGCTGATGCGTCCGGGCATCCGCATCGGCGAGCCGCTCGACTTCAGCCGCTACAGCGGCATGGAGCACGACCGCTTCGTGCTGCGCGCGGTGACCGACGAGGTCATGTACGAGATCATGAAGCTGTCCGGCCAGGAGTACGTCGACATCTACGCGACCGCGGCCAAGCGGCAGCTCGCGGACGCGGCGAAGGCCGAGAAGCAGGCGCAGAAGGAAGCGGAACAGGCGCAGAAGGAGGCCGCGAAGGCGGCCGGGACCGAAGAGGGACGGGCGGGCGGCTCCTAGACGCTCGCGTCGGAGGCGGTTGGGGCGGGGGGCATGGCCAAGCGCGAGAGAGTCATGAGGATGTCGGTCGAGCAGCCGCTGTGGCGTGCGCTCACCGCGTACCGCGTGCTGACGATGCTGTACGCGATCGGCCTCTTCGGGTTCGCGACCGATCGGTTCGCCCGCCCCTGGGTGGCCGTCGGCTACTACGCCGTCCTGTTCGTCTGGACCCTCGCGACCCTCCCCAGGGTGGCGAACGCGGCGAGCTGCACCAAGCGGTTCCTCGCCGCCGACCTCGCCGTGGCGCTCACCGGCATCCTCCTCACCCCGGTCGCGGTCACCCACCACGGCATCGTGACCGGCGGGCCGACGCTCCCCTCGATATGGACCGCGGGCTCCGTCCTGGCCTTCGCCATCAAGGGCGGCTGGCGCTGGGCGGCCTTCGCGTCCACGCTCGTCGCGGCCGCCAACCTGGTCGAGCGCGGCGCCCCGACCCGGGACACCGTCCACAACGTGATCCTCGT
This region includes:
- a CDS encoding lysophospholipid acyltransferase family protein, whose amino-acid sequence is MKFSIGGPLKLAFRPWVEGLEHIPAEGPAILASNHLSFSDSFFLPAVLDRKVTFIAKAEYFTTPGVKGRMTAAFFKGVGQLPVDRSGARGAGEAAVKSGIDVIERGELFGIYPEGTRSPDGRLYRGKPGGLARVALATGAPVIPVAMIDTEKIQPPGKVMPKLMRPGIRIGEPLDFSRYSGMEHDRFVLRAVTDEVMYEIMKLSGQEYVDIYATAAKRQLADAAKAEKQAQKEAEQAQKEAAKAAGTEEGRAGGS